The following proteins are encoded in a genomic region of Mahella australiensis 50-1 BON:
- a CDS encoding anaerobic ribonucleoside-triphosphate reductase activating protein, translating to MIYDLMPVTLADYPGKVAATVFVSGCNFRCPYCHNSSLIKVQPPLRAVNDILAYLSHRRHLLDGICITGGEPTLWDSLEGFVVSVKDEGLAVKLDTNGSRPDVLADLLNKGFLDYIAMDIKAPLTKYGDFVVRQEDIFNVKRSINIIMESGIEYEFRTTVNQNLMGMEDFVDIANCIAGAHKYVLQPYKYSDGVLNEHICGTKPCDPGFLKRIKADIIDLLPSIVIRG from the coding sequence ATGATATACGACCTCATGCCGGTAACATTAGCCGATTACCCGGGAAAAGTAGCTGCTACTGTATTTGTAAGCGGCTGCAATTTTCGATGCCCATATTGCCATAACAGCTCGCTTATAAAAGTGCAACCACCTCTTAGGGCAGTCAATGATATTTTAGCCTATTTAAGTCATCGCCGTCATTTGCTGGATGGCATATGTATTACTGGGGGTGAGCCGACGCTGTGGGACAGTCTGGAGGGATTTGTAGTTTCTGTTAAAGATGAAGGGCTTGCAGTAAAGCTGGATACAAACGGTTCCAGGCCAGACGTATTGGCTGACTTGTTGAACAAAGGGTTTTTAGACTATATAGCCATGGACATAAAAGCGCCTTTGACCAAATATGGTGACTTTGTGGTGCGACAGGAGGATATATTCAATGTAAAAAGAAGCATCAATATAATTATGGAATCCGGTATAGAATATGAATTCCGCACCACTGTTAATCAAAACCTTATGGGCATGGAGGATTTTGTCGATATAGCAAATTGCATAGCTGGAGCGCATAAGTATGTGCTCCAGCCATACAAGTATAGCGATGGCGTGCTCAACGAACATATCTGCGGTACTAAGCCGTGCGATCCGGGTTTTTTAAAGCGGATTAAAGCTGATATAATCGATCTTTTGCCATCGATTGTTATAAGAGGGTAA
- the cobT gene encoding nicotinate-nucleotide--dimethylbenzimidazole phosphoribosyltransferase: MTLLQNTLSSISSINEDAVAHAQQRLDSLTKPPGSLGILEDIIKQLAGITGQAIPKIGKKTVIIMAADHGVVEEGVSAFPQEVTPQMVMNFLNGGAAINVLARHAGADIACCDIGIATDISHPNLIVKKIKYGTDNMAKGPAMSRNEAIAAIEGGISVATAQISNGSTLLATGEMGIGNTTASSAILAAFSNLPLRQLIGRGTGISPCGLSAKEIAIQKAIDINKPDPADPIDVLHKVGGLEIAGLTGTILAAAAHKVPVVIDGFISTAAALIAGKLEPKAVQYMIASHVSEEPGHSIMLDMLGLHPMLHMRMRLGEGTGAALAFHIIDAVTHIQAEMATFESAGVSTAF; the protein is encoded by the coding sequence ATGACACTATTGCAAAACACCTTATCCTCTATATCTTCAATAAACGAGGATGCCGTAGCCCATGCCCAGCAAAGGCTGGATTCGCTTACCAAGCCGCCCGGCAGTCTCGGAATATTAGAAGATATAATAAAACAATTGGCCGGTATCACCGGTCAAGCCATACCCAAAATCGGCAAAAAAACCGTAATCATAATGGCTGCCGACCACGGCGTTGTAGAAGAAGGCGTCAGCGCTTTTCCGCAAGAGGTCACACCACAAATGGTGATGAATTTCTTAAACGGCGGCGCTGCCATAAATGTGCTAGCACGACATGCCGGAGCTGATATAGCATGCTGCGATATCGGGATAGCTACTGATATAAGCCATCCAAATCTTATAGTAAAAAAGATAAAATACGGTACCGACAATATGGCTAAAGGCCCGGCCATGAGCCGCAATGAGGCCATAGCCGCTATAGAAGGTGGTATATCTGTGGCCACTGCTCAGATATCTAATGGCTCGACGTTATTGGCTACAGGAGAGATGGGCATAGGCAATACTACCGCTAGCAGCGCCATATTAGCTGCTTTCTCCAATCTACCTTTACGCCAACTTATAGGCCGCGGCACTGGTATAAGCCCTTGTGGGCTATCGGCAAAGGAGATCGCGATACAAAAAGCCATAGATATAAATAAACCTGACCCTGCTGACCCCATAGATGTGTTACACAAAGTCGGGGGATTGGAAATAGCCGGGCTAACAGGTACTATTCTCGCCGCTGCTGCCCATAAAGTGCCCGTGGTCATAGATGGTTTCATATCCACAGCCGCCGCTTTAATAGCCGGTAAATTAGAGCCAAAAGCCGTACAATACATGATAGCTTCCCATGTATCCGAAGAACCGGGTCATAGCATAATGTTGGATATGCTAGGATTGCATCCCATGCTCCACATGAGGATGAGGCTGGGCGAAGGCACAGGTGCAGCGCTCGCTTTCCATATTATAGATGCTGTCACGCACATACAGGCCGAAATGGCCACCTTCGAATCGGCCGGGGTATCCACCGCATTCTGA
- a CDS encoding formate/nitrite transporter family protein produces the protein MDDNKMNAPDEIAAHVSQTSVQKAERDAIKTFVLAVLAGVFIALAAQASNMAIHTITNYGLSKVVGGAVFSAGLIMVLLAGAELFTGNNLMIIGVLDKRITMGQMLRNWIIVYIGNFVGAVLIALLINHSNLLNSSNGALGGLTVKIAVSKVNLSFEQAFILGILCNWLVCIAVWMSYGAKDAIGKVAVIFFPIWIFVLSGFEHSVANMYYIPAGILAKSDDAFVQASHVSLDMINKLNWGSFIINNLLPVTLGNIVGGSLLVGMIYWFIYSYKRNNGVVKREKARKGMSA, from the coding sequence ATGGATGATAATAAGATGAATGCGCCTGACGAGATAGCCGCTCATGTATCACAAACATCGGTACAGAAAGCTGAGAGGGATGCTATTAAAACGTTTGTATTAGCTGTACTGGCCGGCGTTTTTATAGCACTCGCGGCTCAGGCGTCTAACATGGCCATTCATACCATAACCAATTATGGCTTGAGCAAAGTTGTAGGCGGAGCGGTATTCTCCGCAGGTCTTATTATGGTGTTGCTGGCAGGGGCAGAGCTCTTTACGGGCAATAACCTTATGATAATTGGTGTACTGGATAAAAGAATTACGATGGGGCAGATGCTGCGCAACTGGATTATAGTATATATTGGCAACTTTGTAGGTGCTGTATTGATTGCTCTCCTTATAAACCACAGCAATCTTTTGAATTCCAGTAACGGTGCACTGGGGGGATTGACGGTTAAAATAGCCGTGTCCAAAGTAAATCTATCATTTGAGCAAGCCTTCATACTTGGAATCCTTTGCAATTGGTTGGTCTGTATAGCGGTATGGATGTCTTACGGGGCAAAAGATGCGATCGGTAAAGTAGCCGTTATATTCTTTCCCATATGGATTTTTGTGTTATCAGGTTTTGAGCACAGTGTGGCCAATATGTATTATATACCTGCCGGCATATTGGCCAAAAGCGATGATGCTTTCGTTCAGGCCAGCCATGTATCTTTGGATATGATAAATAAACTCAACTGGGGTTCGTTTATCATAAACAATTTACTACCAGTGACGTTGGGCAATATTGTTGGTGGAAGTTTGCTTGTAGGTATGATATACTGGTTTATATATAGTTACAAAAGAAATAATGGAGTTGTAAAAAGAGAAAAAGCAAGAAAGGGAATGAGCGCTTAA
- a CDS encoding PocR ligand-binding domain-containing protein: MDTSKDVSIFDVVEPDMLKDLLNSFVLATGLGAIFIDPSGQNSIVPNGYDEVCPFCKTVRSCPMGIERCKESMVKGGELASKLGEPYIFRCHAGLIEFSAPIMFEDIYLGSISCGPALMWNWDEIAINEIQEATKDLPVNKESLLVASSKIKILTSKSVQASAEMLFVMASYIAERGITELQQRKELSEQQAKLAEAIFEMKRAQETIRLLESRTEENCYPVDKERELIGKVRIGDKTGAKKILNEILGAIFFQNAGNLEIMKARLMELVVLLSRAAVEGGGSLDKLLGLNYSFISELSAINKFEDLCRWIVKVLDAFLDSVYETKNIKNAKILSEAMNYIRRNYNNDLSLEKVAQSIYISPYYLSHLFKEELNITFVEYLTMVRVEEAKKLLSNPSMSILAIASEVGYEDASYFSKVFKKTTGLSPNQYRNVC, translated from the coding sequence GTGGATACGTCAAAGGATGTAAGCATATTCGATGTGGTGGAACCGGATATGTTGAAGGACTTGTTGAATTCATTTGTGCTGGCTACTGGATTAGGAGCTATATTCATCGATCCTTCTGGGCAAAATTCCATAGTACCCAATGGGTATGATGAGGTATGCCCGTTTTGTAAGACGGTGCGTTCTTGCCCTATGGGTATAGAACGTTGCAAAGAATCTATGGTAAAAGGCGGAGAATTAGCTTCAAAGCTCGGTGAGCCGTATATATTTCGCTGTCATGCCGGCCTTATAGAGTTTTCGGCACCTATAATGTTCGAGGATATATACTTGGGCAGCATATCATGTGGGCCAGCGCTTATGTGGAATTGGGACGAAATTGCCATAAATGAGATCCAGGAAGCTACTAAGGACCTTCCTGTGAATAAGGAATCATTATTGGTGGCCAGCAGCAAAATAAAAATTCTGACCAGCAAAAGCGTACAAGCGTCGGCCGAGATGCTATTCGTAATGGCCAGCTATATAGCTGAGCGTGGCATAACGGAACTTCAACAGCGTAAAGAATTGAGCGAACAGCAAGCAAAGCTTGCCGAAGCTATTTTTGAGATGAAACGCGCGCAGGAGACGATAAGGTTGTTGGAGTCCAGAACGGAAGAAAACTGCTATCCTGTTGATAAGGAACGCGAATTAATAGGAAAGGTGCGCATAGGGGATAAAACTGGCGCAAAGAAGATTTTAAACGAAATATTGGGAGCCATATTTTTCCAAAATGCTGGGAATCTTGAAATTATGAAAGCGCGGCTGATGGAATTGGTAGTGCTTTTATCCAGAGCAGCGGTAGAAGGTGGAGGCAGTCTGGATAAGCTGTTGGGGTTAAATTACAGCTTTATTTCCGAGCTGTCCGCTATAAATAAATTTGAAGATTTATGCCGGTGGATAGTGAAGGTGCTGGATGCGTTTCTCGATTCGGTATACGAAACCAAAAATATCAAAAATGCCAAAATACTCAGTGAAGCCATGAATTATATACGCCGCAATTATAATAATGATCTATCGCTGGAAAAAGTAGCTCAAAGTATCTATATAAGCCCGTATTATTTAAGCCATTTGTTCAAAGAGGAACTTAATATCACGTTTGTGGAATATCTCACAATGGTAAGGGTGGAAGAAGCAAAAAAACTCTTGTCTAATCCATCGATGTCGATATTAGCCATAGCCTCTGAAGTCGGGTACGAAGATGCCAGCTATTTCAGCAAGGTATTTAAAAAGACTACCGGTCTTTCACCCAATCAATACAGGAATGTATGCTGA
- a CDS encoding methyltetrahydrofolate cobalamin methyltransferase, whose protein sequence is MIIIGEKINTSIKAIRPAVENQDAGVIQEVALKQVEAGAHYIDVNCGTFPTKEPELLQWLVETVQQVTDKPLCIDSPNPNALKKALAANKNGKPLVNSITAEKERYDAILPLIVEYDTSVVALCMDDSGMPETADERLAIAERLVESLNKEGIKLEDIYFDPMVRPVGTGSHYGVVALDTISRIMKEFPGVHTTCGLSNISFGLPGRKLINQAFLILAIGAGLDSAILDPLDKRIMSFVYAAELLKDKDPYCLNYITAFREGRLDI, encoded by the coding sequence ATGATAATTATAGGTGAAAAGATAAATACCAGTATCAAGGCTATACGGCCGGCAGTAGAGAATCAAGACGCCGGTGTTATACAGGAGGTGGCTTTGAAACAGGTAGAAGCTGGTGCGCATTATATAGATGTGAATTGCGGCACGTTTCCGACCAAAGAACCAGAATTATTGCAGTGGTTGGTAGAAACAGTGCAGCAGGTAACCGATAAGCCATTATGTATAGACAGTCCGAACCCGAATGCTTTAAAGAAGGCCCTGGCCGCCAATAAAAACGGTAAACCATTGGTTAATTCCATAACCGCCGAAAAGGAGCGCTATGATGCTATATTGCCGTTGATAGTAGAGTATGACACCTCTGTAGTGGCATTATGCATGGACGATAGCGGTATGCCCGAAACGGCTGATGAAAGGCTTGCCATAGCCGAACGCCTGGTTGAAAGCCTCAATAAAGAGGGTATTAAATTGGAGGATATCTATTTCGATCCTATGGTAAGGCCTGTGGGGACAGGTTCACATTATGGCGTAGTAGCATTGGATACCATATCGAGGATTATGAAAGAATTCCCCGGCGTGCACACTACATGTGGCTTGAGCAATATATCGTTCGGTTTGCCCGGACGCAAGCTTATAAATCAGGCTTTTTTAATACTGGCTATAGGAGCAGGATTGGACAGCGCCATACTGGATCCGTTGGATAAAAGGATTATGTCATTTGTATACGCTGCAGAGTTGTTGAAAGATAAGGACCCGTATTGTTTGAATTATATCACCGCTTTCCGCGAGGGGCGGTTGGATATATAA
- a CDS encoding corrinoid protein: MADFRAIADALKAGNAPKVKELVQAAVDEGVDPAEIVNNGLIVGMSEIGELFKRNEVYVPEVLIAARAMHAGMDIVKPLLAEKGNITIGKVIIGTVKGDLHDIGKNLVAMMLEGAGFEVIDLGVDVSPEKFVEAIRDHQPQVVGMSALLTTTMPSMRDTIEAIKAAGLRDSVKIMIGGAPITQNFADEIGADGYAPDAASAADLAKELIGK, from the coding sequence ATGGCAGATTTTCGGGCTATAGCGGATGCGCTTAAAGCTGGCAATGCGCCTAAGGTTAAAGAATTGGTGCAGGCGGCAGTGGATGAAGGCGTGGATCCGGCTGAAATAGTAAATAACGGCCTTATAGTAGGTATGAGTGAGATAGGCGAATTGTTCAAACGCAATGAGGTCTATGTACCCGAGGTGCTTATAGCAGCAAGGGCAATGCATGCCGGTATGGATATTGTAAAACCATTGTTGGCTGAAAAAGGCAACATAACTATAGGCAAGGTTATCATTGGTACTGTCAAAGGAGATCTTCATGATATAGGCAAGAACCTGGTGGCCATGATGTTGGAGGGCGCTGGTTTCGAAGTTATCGATCTTGGCGTCGATGTATCGCCGGAGAAGTTCGTCGAGGCTATAAGGGATCATCAACCTCAGGTAGTGGGTATGTCGGCGTTGCTGACCACAACTATGCCGTCAATGAGGGATACCATAGAGGCGATAAAAGCAGCTGGTCTGAGGGATAGCGTAAAGATAATGATAGGTGGTGCGCCTATAACGCAAAACTTTGCCGATGAAATAGGGGCTGACGGATATGCTCCTGATGCTGCATCCGCAGCCGATCTAGCCAAGGAACTTATAGGTAAATAA
- a CDS encoding vitamin B12 dependent-methionine synthase activation domain-containing protein gives MEILKNFKIKINKANVLKYLGYKNPEDVSSAVEADVDAQIEVAQGLLEPALIYEEYPIKVDEDRQKVYISEDKAWDSRFVSTYMKGCDTMIVLVSTIGPKLPEEINKAFAQGDYLRAMALDAIADNAIDNINKQFWVKLVNRVKKESKGITGMLSPGHSDWSLEQQKLLFELLDASAIGVSLTDSCLMMPIKSTSGIYGIGKEIPISKSSHNCDMCPIKGCFMREVG, from the coding sequence GTGGAGATATTGAAGAATTTCAAAATAAAGATTAATAAGGCAAATGTGCTTAAATATCTGGGTTACAAAAATCCTGAGGATGTATCGTCGGCTGTAGAGGCCGATGTCGATGCTCAGATAGAAGTAGCGCAAGGATTACTGGAACCTGCGCTGATATATGAAGAATATCCTATAAAAGTAGATGAGGATCGACAAAAGGTATATATCTCCGAAGATAAAGCGTGGGATAGCCGCTTTGTATCTACCTATATGAAGGGCTGTGATACGATGATAGTGCTAGTATCTACCATAGGGCCCAAGCTGCCGGAAGAGATAAACAAGGCCTTTGCCCAAGGGGATTATTTAAGAGCAATGGCATTGGACGCTATAGCCGATAACGCTATAGACAACATCAATAAGCAATTTTGGGTTAAGTTAGTGAATAGGGTAAAAAAGGAGAGTAAGGGTATAACCGGCATGCTTAGTCCGGGCCACAGCGATTGGAGTCTAGAACAACAGAAGCTGCTGTTTGAACTTTTGGATGCGTCGGCCATAGGCGTATCGTTGACCGATTCATGCCTTATGATGCCCATTAAGTCTACGTCGGGTATATATGGTATAGGCAAGGAAATACCGATATCAAAATCATCGCATAATTGCGATATGTGCCCGATAAAGGGCTGTTTTATGAGAGAGGTGGGCTAA
- a CDS encoding ASKHA domain-containing protein has product MVVKMDDDDLLLQAQDGQNLLKLLRDNDVPIPSACGGRQFCGKCKVEVLKGDKTLGYYTAGEMDSLSYLERQMGYHLACAIAVSEDMEIAIVNMEEEARIMTDSASSTFALEPDIYKYHLVLPKPTISDQRSDLKRIEDAVNIRDDVDRSILRRLPDILRSNDFNVTAAFVGYELIDVEGGDTTAHKYGMAIDIGTTTVVGFLMDMNTGLQLDVYSFLNPQRSRGADVISRIDYTINNEHGLEELSRMITDDINDMIEAFTNKNNISRNNIYEVAVVGNTVMMHLLFELPVKYIATSPFIPVIAKRYFVKAKDAGININPNGYVYQIPNVAGYVGSDTVAAILACDMAQQDSISLMLDIGTNGEIALGNKDMIYACSTAAGPAFEGAQIRNGIGGVKGAINKITLDGGVDFTTIGGEQPIGICGSGIVDAISEMLKAGIIDEYGRIRTRDELAGTPFADRIIEIDNKPAFLLTYVDNGESIAICQKDVRELQLAKGAIAAGVRILMKEAGITMDQIEHVYLAGGFGNYIDYNSACNIGLLPMELRDKITGIGNGAGAGAKMCLMSQQYMKKAETVRDKIHYIELSTRPDFQDIFIDLMGFSI; this is encoded by the coding sequence GTGGTTGTAAAAATGGATGACGATGACCTGCTATTGCAGGCGCAAGATGGGCAAAATCTGCTCAAATTACTAAGAGATAACGATGTACCTATACCTTCGGCATGTGGTGGACGGCAGTTTTGTGGTAAATGCAAGGTAGAGGTACTCAAAGGCGATAAAACATTAGGTTATTATACTGCAGGTGAAATGGATAGCCTTTCATATTTGGAACGGCAGATGGGTTATCATTTGGCTTGTGCTATAGCTGTATCCGAGGATATGGAGATAGCCATTGTGAATATGGAGGAAGAGGCTCGTATAATGACCGACAGCGCGTCGTCTACGTTTGCATTGGAGCCGGATATATACAAATATCACCTAGTGCTGCCTAAGCCGACTATATCAGATCAACGCAGTGATTTAAAGCGCATAGAGGACGCTGTGAATATAAGAGATGATGTGGACAGAAGCATATTGCGCCGTCTGCCTGATATATTGAGGAGCAATGATTTTAACGTTACAGCCGCTTTTGTAGGCTATGAATTGATCGATGTAGAGGGCGGGGATACAACGGCGCATAAATACGGTATGGCCATAGACATAGGTACTACGACGGTGGTCGGCTTTCTTATGGATATGAATACAGGGCTTCAGCTAGACGTTTATTCATTTTTAAATCCACAGAGGAGCCGTGGAGCAGATGTTATATCGCGTATAGATTATACTATAAACAATGAGCACGGCTTGGAAGAATTAAGCCGTATGATAACGGACGATATAAACGATATGATAGAAGCGTTTACCAATAAAAACAATATATCGCGCAATAATATATACGAGGTCGCTGTAGTGGGCAATACGGTGATGATGCATCTCTTATTTGAGCTACCCGTGAAATATATAGCCACGTCGCCTTTTATACCGGTTATAGCCAAACGTTATTTCGTCAAAGCAAAGGACGCGGGTATCAACATAAATCCCAACGGGTATGTCTATCAAATACCCAATGTAGCCGGTTATGTAGGTTCTGATACCGTTGCTGCCATATTGGCATGCGATATGGCGCAACAGGATTCGATAAGCCTGATGCTGGACATAGGAACTAACGGCGAGATAGCCTTGGGCAATAAGGATATGATCTATGCTTGTTCAACAGCAGCCGGTCCGGCATTTGAAGGAGCGCAGATACGCAATGGCATAGGTGGCGTCAAAGGGGCTATAAACAAGATAACGCTGGATGGCGGCGTGGACTTTACTACTATAGGTGGCGAGCAGCCGATAGGCATATGCGGATCGGGTATAGTGGATGCCATATCGGAGATGCTCAAAGCCGGCATAATAGATGAATACGGCCGCATAAGGACGCGCGACGAGCTCGCGGGTACGCCGTTTGCCGACAGAATAATCGAGATAGATAATAAGCCCGCGTTCCTTTTGACGTATGTGGATAATGGCGAGAGTATAGCCATATGCCAGAAAGATGTGCGCGAGCTGCAACTCGCTAAAGGCGCTATCGCTGCCGGCGTGCGCATACTCATGAAAGAGGCTGGCATAACGATGGATCAAATAGAGCATGTTTATCTGGCTGGCGGTTTCGGCAATTATATAGATTACAACAGTGCATGCAATATAGGCTTGTTGCCTATGGAACTGCGCGATAAGATTACTGGTATAGGCAACGGGGCGGGTGCCGGCGCTAAGATGTGCCTCATGTCGCAGCAGTATATGAAGAAGGCCGAGACTGTCAGGGATAAGATACATTATATAGAGTTATCCACGCGCCCCGACTTTCAGGATATTTTTATTGATTTGATGGGATTTTCAATATAG
- a CDS encoding endonuclease/exonuclease/phosphatase family protein encodes MSLAKRFVFIVSVVLLAAFITADAPFYAQNTHHAQIGKQMMMASASATQNGITVMTYNIHHGRDMSGRDNLDSIVQEIRLSGAQIIALQEVDRYMPRSGFKDQVKYIADQLSMYYAYGKTIDILSIEYGNAVISAFPILKRENIILPGSSIEPRALLKTEIAVGNDIYNVWATHLGLLREDRFKQIDAINAALAQESKPTILLGDFNNICSSDEISDISDRLKDVAALLGKGDAGTYAYGDNAPNVRIDYIWVTDDILPVEYHVNLLGLSDHASVVAKLLLNGKKNF; translated from the coding sequence GTGAGTCTAGCCAAACGATTTGTCTTTATAGTATCGGTTGTATTATTGGCCGCATTTATCACGGCCGATGCCCCTTTCTATGCTCAAAATACGCATCATGCCCAAATTGGCAAACAGATGATGATGGCTTCCGCTTCAGCCACTCAGAATGGCATTACGGTCATGACTTACAATATACATCATGGCCGCGATATGAGCGGCCGTGATAATTTGGATAGTATAGTTCAAGAAATACGCTTATCAGGTGCGCAGATTATAGCGCTGCAGGAAGTGGACAGATATATGCCTCGTTCAGGGTTTAAGGATCAAGTTAAATATATAGCCGATCAATTATCCATGTATTATGCTTATGGAAAAACAATAGATATATTGAGTATAGAATACGGAAATGCCGTAATAAGCGCTTTCCCTATATTAAAACGGGAGAACATAATATTGCCCGGAAGCAGCATAGAGCCCAGGGCGTTGCTGAAGACCGAAATCGCTGTGGGAAATGATATTTATAATGTGTGGGCCACTCATCTGGGATTATTGCGTGAAGATAGATTTAAGCAAATAGATGCTATAAATGCCGCTTTGGCTCAAGAGAGCAAACCTACTATATTATTGGGTGATTTCAACAATATTTGTTCTTCGGATGAGATAAGTGACATATCCGATAGATTAAAAGACGTTGCCGCATTGCTTGGCAAGGGTGATGCAGGTACCTACGCTTATGGAGATAATGCGCCTAACGTGCGCATAGATTATATATGGGTAACCGACGATATATTGCCTGTTGAATATCATGTAAATTTATTGGGCTTATCCGATCATGCCAGTGTAGTGGCGAAGTTACTGTTGAATGGCAAAAAGAATTTTTAG